One part of the Dysidea avara chromosome 10, odDysAvar1.4, whole genome shotgun sequence genome encodes these proteins:
- the LOC136236778 gene encoding acid-sensing ion channel 1C-like, protein MASEATSPELLFVRRLPAENVKLKPLGPSTRKMSMSETNITSIQVPGSNLPNKVGSNETSFMGSRSYLPLSRRHLYTSRRLLYSSHMDEPIFTKKEERLARSFRFHLWRSLHYVGRNTSFHGVPHLTAGRSIYRTLYWFILIVTALSFMSVAMAVISFQYFDRETIFSEAIQFPGTLQFPAVTICNHNPYVMKDYSQYPIEVEVAVRYEFYRKDRLIQLSTETILELLDRDFNISTQTFNSSYTIKTVLGEHAPPFSDSLYQCRFDGRKCYIDNFTEAVTAFGLCSTFNLDGAWNISSAGRSHGLELILDVWQFRYLYFTSHTAGFQVFIHPQDEYPYSGEFHGFSIPPGFETQVAISQTNTKLMEPPYGQCEDGPINDLYIQPPITTSSTEDNDMNMTNSSTEKVVNTMNCPQRINRYTRQRCFDECEAIYQNKMCGCKADYLPGNISVCDLNMLFECLLNVTDHFAHIKNKLCVCPLECNQKRYDTRISQSYFPAIQYEYFGPVTSTIRSDVISLVVYFDQLEYTEVTEKEEYSTFQYIADLGGHLGLFTGAGLLTFFELFELCLATLYPVREE, encoded by the coding sequence ATGGCGAGTGAGGCGACGAGTCCAGAATTGCTGTTTGTGCGCAGGTTGCCAGCTGAGAACGTGAAACTAAAGCCGCTGGGACCATCAACTCGAAAAATGTCCATGTCTGAGACTAATATTACAAGTATTCAGGTCCCAGGCTCCAACCTGCCGAACAAGGTTGGTAGCAATGAAACCAGCTTCATGGGCTCCAGAAGCTATTTACCGCTATCAAGACGACATCTGTACACCTCAAGACGTCTTCTCTACAGCTCACACATGGATGAACCCATTTTCACAAAAAAGGAAGAGAGATTGGCAAGAAGTTTCCGCTTCCACCTATGGAGGAGTTTGCACTACGTGGGAAGAAACACCTCGTTCCATGGAGTACCTCATTTAACAGCTGGTCGTTCCATATACAGGACCCTGTACTGGTTTATCCTGATCGTTACCGCGTTGTCGTTTATGAGTGTCGCCATGGCAGTTATTAGCTTTCAATATTTTGATAGAGAAACGATCTTCTCAGAAGCGATACAGTTTCCTGGTACCCTGCAATTTCCAGCTGTGACCATCTGCAATCATAACCCATACGTTATGAAGGATTATTCACAGTATCCCATTGAAGTAGAAGTGGCTGTTCGGTATGAGTTTTATCGTAAGGACCGTTTAATTCAACTGAGCACTGAAACTATCCTTGAACTTTTAGACAGAGATTTTAACATATCAACACAAACGTTCAACAGTTCTTACACTATTAAGACAGTACTGGGTGAACATGCCCCTCCGTTTAGTGACAGCCTCTATCAATGCCGGTTTGATGGCAGGAAATGTTACATAGACAATTTCACTGAAGCAGTGACAGCTTTTGGCTTGTGCTCTACATTCAACCTGGATGGTGCATGGAATATTTCCAGTGCAGGACGTTCACATGGGCTGGAATTGATACTGGATGTTTGGCAGTTTCGGTATTTATACTTTACCAGCCACACAGCTGGTTTTCAAGTGTTTATCCATCCACAAGACGAGTATCCTTATTCTGGAGAGTTTCATGGCTTCTCAATACCACCAGGATTTGAAACACAGGTAGCAATATCACAAACTAATACTAAACTAATGGAACCACCTTATGGTCAATGTGAGGATGGACCAATTAATGATCTTTACATTCAACCGCCTATAACAACTAGTTCTACTGAAGATAATGATATGAATATGACAAACTCTAGTACTGAGAAAGTTGTGAATACAATGAATTGTCCTCAACGGATTAACCGTTACACTCGCCAAAGATGTTTTGATGAATGTGAAGCCATATATCAAaataagatgtgtggatgtaaAGCTGATTATCTACCAGGAAATATTAGTGTGTGTGACTTGAACATGTTGTTTGAGTGTCTACTAAATGTTACAGACCATTTTGCTCATATCAAGAACAAGCTCTGTGTGTGTCCTTTAGAATGTAACCAGAAAAGATATGACACTAGAATTTCACAGTCCTACTTTCCAGCTATCCAATATGAATATTTTGGTCCCGTTACTAGTACTATTCGAAGTGATGTAATCAGCCTCGTAGTTTACTTTGACCAGTTGGAGTACACAGAAGTGACTGAGAAAGAAGAGTACTCAACCTTtcagtatatagctgatcttGGGGGTCACCTTGGTCTATTCACCGGTGCTGGACTGTTGACTTTCTTTGAACTGTTTGAATTGTGTCTTGCAACTCTTTACCCTGTACGAGAAGAATAA
- the LOC136269199 gene encoding acid-sensing ion channel 5-like: protein MSDQEDHTALLQPSDSSQHSASNSPEESSHIQILVGNTSNSSTQDELSSAPLLTKPEQINGKVESSHYSRIVRDNDVSDSEVPSLMNRVKLHVYSRLWFMKGVTSFDGLRFMNTKPLRLIIWTGIFFLSMTAMTWVLYVITDQYLARNTSFTRQKHFPQSLEFPAITICNHNPYYRISVGSPTYYSLPIEAQVAIRYEYYKRDRLFEADYEHILDLLDNRYNISYTEFNQSVTLETILREYGHKLEYGFKRCEFDGKECGIDNFTEVVTAYGLCYTFNLDSTRNVTGAGTSHSLFLMIDIEQYSYMYFTSHTAGLQVFIHPQDEYPYSGEFHGFSIPPGFETQVAISLINTKLMEPPYGQCGDRPINNPYILPCKMSTSSTEDDDMNTTNSTHEETMMDCPSPIRRYTRQRCLDECEAMYQNETCGCKADYLPGDNIIVCDLNMLFGCLLNATEQFAQMKNSLCDCPIECNQVQYKTKLSQSYFPAYQYTSPLQRQLYGRVYSQEIIRQNLLTLLVYYDQLEYTEVAEEADFKTFRYLADFGSNLGLFTGAGVLTFFELFELCLY, encoded by the coding sequence ATGAGTGACCAGGAAGACCACACAGCTTTACTACAGCCGAGTGATAGCAGTCAACATTCGGCATCCAATTCCCCAGAGGAGTCATCACATATACAAATACTAGTTGGTAACACAAGTAATAGTAGTACTCAAGATGAGCTGTCTTCTGCTCCACTATTAACCAAACCTGAGCAGATAAATGGAAAGGTGGAATCAAGCCACTACAGTAGAATTGTCAGGGATAACGATGTCTCAGATTCAGAAGTGCCATCTCTAATGAACCGAGTGAAGTTACACGTTTATAGCAGGCTATGGTTTATGAAAGGTGTCACTTCATTTGATGGGCTGAGATTTATGAACACAAAACCCCTGCGTCTTATAATTTGGACAGGGATTTTCTTTTTAAGCATGACAGCCATGACTTGGGTATTATATGTCATCACTGATCAGTACTTAGCCAGGAACACCAGCTTCACCAGACAGAAACATTTTCCCCAATCTCTTGAATTCCCAGCAATTACCATATGCAACCACAATCCTTATTACAGAATATCGGTCGGTAGTCCTACATATTATTCTCTTCCTATTGAAGCACAAGTTGCTATTAGGTACGAATACTACAAGAGAGATCGGTTATTTGAAGCAGACTATGAACACATCCTAGATCTACTGGATAATCGGTACAACATTTCTTATACAGAATTCAACCAGTCCGTCACCCTTGAAACTATTCTAAGGGAATATGGCCACAAGTTAGAATACGGATTTAAGCGATGTGAATTTGACGGTAAAGAATGTGGAATTGACAACTTTACAGAAGTGGTAACAGCATACGGTCTGTGTTACACATTCAACTTGGATAGCACAAGAAATGTCACTGGTGCTGGAACATCACACTCCTTGTTTCTAATGATTGACATTGAGCAGTATTCCTACATGTACTTCACTAGTCACACTGCAGGTTTACAAGTGTTCATTCATCCACAAGACGAGTATCCTTATTCTGGAGAGTTTCATGGCTTCTCAATACCACCAGGATTTGAAACACAGGTAGCAATATCACTAATTAATACTAAACTAATGGAACCACCATATGGTCAATGTGGGGATAGACCAATTAATAATCCTTACATTCTACCTTGTAAGATGTCAACCAGTTCTACTGAAGATGATGATATGAACACAACAAACTCTACTCATGAAGAGACTATGATGGACTGTCCTTCACCCATTAGACGTTACACTCGTCAAAGATGTTTAGATGAATGTGAAGCCATGTACCAAAATGAGACATGTGGATGTAAAGCTGATTACCTACCAGgagataatattattgtgtgtgACTTGAACATGTTGTTTGGGTGTCTACTAAATGCCACTGAACAGTTTGCTCAGATGAAGAACAGTCTGTGTGATTGTCCAATAGAATGTAATCAAGTCCAGTACAAAACTAAATTGTCTCAATCTTATTTTCCGGCTTACCAGTACACTTCACCACTACAACGACAGCTGTATGGACGTGTCTACTCACAAGAAATAATCAGACAAAATCTGTTGACTCTTTTGGTCTACTATGATCAGTTGGAATACACTGAGGTGGCGGAAGAGGCAGATTTCAAAACATTTCGTTATCTAGCTGACTTTGGAAGCAATCTAGGATTATTTACTGGTGCAGGAGTTCTGACATTTTTTGAACTGTTTGAACTTTGCCTATACTAG
- the LOC136269218 gene encoding protein ARV1-like isoform X2, translating to MPIICVECGEKVGDGKELFREFSGGSLQLTRCDHCGEVLDKYVEMDTVTILVDVLLLRLESYRHLMCNVPLSIPVLLRLTILLLLCAAYLKYILCGIDSNDFEKSQLMFYSMLVVSIAELAVQLAVLNIIVMYMLRAPFISMIVDTYKAVVISSFSKLLAIPAYIWAGDWTSVLPQVLQVVTRFQVFKAMAGTTSGWLPCVIVVVDFVITCLVMFGVDQFCLL from the exons ATGCCAATAATTTGTGTAGAATGTGGAGAGAAAGTTGGAGATGGTAAAGAACTGTTCAGAGAGTTCTCTGGTGGCTCACTTCAACTCACACGATGT GACCATTGCGGTGAAGTTCTCGATAAATACGTGGAGATGGACACTGTCACTATTCTAGTGGATGTGCTGCTACTTCGACTGGAGTCCTACCGTCATCTCATGTGTAATGTACCTTTATCTATACCA GTACTGCTGCGATTAACTATTCTATTGCTATTGTGTGCAGCTTA CCTGAAATACATCTTGTGCGGAATTGATTCTAATGATTTTGAGAAGTCTCAACTGATGTTTTATTCCATGTTGGTTGTCTCAATAGCTG AGCTGGCTGTTCAACTAGCAGTACTCAACATTATAGTAATGTATATGCTACGTGCTCCATT tatatctatgattgTGGACACATACAAAGCCGTGGTGATATCCAGCTTTAGCAAATTACTTGCTATACCAGCATACATTTGGGCGGGAGATTGGACCAGTGTGTTGCCGCAAGTATTACAAGTAGTGACCAGATTTCAAGTGTTTAAAG CAATGGCAGGTACTACATCAGGATGGCTACCATGTGTGATAGTTGTTGTTGACTTTGTGATCACATGTCTTGTCATGTTTGGTGTGGACCAATTTTGTCTCTTATGA
- the LOC136269218 gene encoding protein ARV1-like isoform X1 — translation MPIICVECGEKVGDGKELFREFSGGSLQLTRCDHCGEVLDKYVEMDTVTILVDVLLLRLESYRHLMCNVPLSIPVLLRLTILLLLCAAYLKYILCGIDSNDFEKSQLMFYSMLVVSIAELAVQLAVLNIIVMYMLRAPFISMIVDTYKAVVISSFSKLLAIPAYIWAGDWTSVLPQVLQVVTRFQVFKETLEPRSLVTIKRGGFLYCVHNLESWSTKSKYKLNILFALMYCIVFLLPFHSSDRSVRVKYKIFLPGS, via the exons ATGCCAATAATTTGTGTAGAATGTGGAGAGAAAGTTGGAGATGGTAAAGAACTGTTCAGAGAGTTCTCTGGTGGCTCACTTCAACTCACACGATGT GACCATTGCGGTGAAGTTCTCGATAAATACGTGGAGATGGACACTGTCACTATTCTAGTGGATGTGCTGCTACTTCGACTGGAGTCCTACCGTCATCTCATGTGTAATGTACCTTTATCTATACCA GTACTGCTGCGATTAACTATTCTATTGCTATTGTGTGCAGCTTA CCTGAAATACATCTTGTGCGGAATTGATTCTAATGATTTTGAGAAGTCTCAACTGATGTTTTATTCCATGTTGGTTGTCTCAATAGCTG AGCTGGCTGTTCAACTAGCAGTACTCAACATTATAGTAATGTATATGCTACGTGCTCCATT tatatctatgattgTGGACACATACAAAGCCGTGGTGATATCCAGCTTTAGCAAATTACTTGCTATACCAGCATACATTTGGGCGGGAGATTGGACCAGTGTGTTGCCGCAAGTATTACAAGTAGTGACCAGATTTCAAGTGTTTAAAG AGACTTTGGAACCCAGAAGTTTAGTTACAATAAAGAGAG GAGGATTTCTCTATTGTGTCCATAATTTGGAGAGCTGGTCCACCAAATCAAAATATAAACTCAACATCCTGTTTGCACTGATGTACTGCATAGTTTTTCTGCTACCATTTCACTCCAGTGATCGTTCTGTTAGGGTGAAATATAAGATTTTTTTGCCAGGCTCATAG